From Echeneis naucrates chromosome 7, fEcheNa1.1, whole genome shotgun sequence, one genomic window encodes:
- the LOC115046540 gene encoding ankyrin repeat domain-containing protein SOWAHB — protein MGDVSEEALLGYFYSSGGNSGRVRNADMLKTFKPFIGHSDLQLRAKYREEFKLIIDRIAVVKSENGEKYLVLKKKYRQLLQERDTKHQGTEGDGQKHSSPARTTASVQWDSTDSSTTSPPPQHKQQDEPMSCAEPKSTAEDRRTGAVITQPPVIQIQVPSVPSNGEDELDKYLGSKSESEQDEEGTGSMGSAAVALDPIEKDWIYSAAGARVPDLCQLLSQDPSLANKKDFTSFTALHWAAKHGNQDMATLVVNAGADINTKSVSGYTPLHIAALHGHRHILDLLVGTYGAKENLRDYSGHLACHYLNIKEPEAAEEESELQFQVTQARERNRNRKLASLFQSKKKWGSAEELAPIEEERTPSHQLALPPFRPRKFSR, from the exons ATGGGGGATGTGAGCGAAGAGGCGCTGCTGGGTTATTTCTACTCCAGCGGAGGAAACTCGGGCAGAGTCAGAAACGCAGACATGCTGAAGACATTTAAGCCTTTTATTGGCCACAGTGACCTGCAGCTACGTG CTAAATACAGAGAAGAATTCAAACTCATCATCGACCGAATCGCTGTGGTGAAATCGGAGAAC GGTGAGAAGTACCTCGTTTTAAAGAAGAAGTACAGGCAGCTGCTGCAAGAGCGCGACACCAAACATCAGGGTACAGAAGGGGACGGACAGAAACACTCGAGCCCGGCCAGAACGACGGCCAGCGTACAGTGGGACTCGACGGACAGCTCCACGACgtcccctcctcctcagcacaAGCAGCAGGATGAGCCGATGTCATGTGCAGAACCCAAGAGCACAGCAGAG GACCGGCGGACAGGAGCGGTCATCACGCAGCCCCCCGTCATCCAAATCCAGGTACCCTCGGTGCCAAGCAACGGCGAGGATGAGCTGGACAAATATTTGGGGTCAAAG TCGGAATCGGAGCAGGACGAGGAGGGGACGGGCAGCATGGGCTCCGCCGCTGTCGCT CTGGATCCGATCGAAAAGGACTGGATCTACTCTGCTGCCGGTGCTCGAGTCCCGGACCTCTGTCAGCTGCTCAGCCAGGACCCGTCGCTGGCGAACAAGAAG GACTTCACCTCA TTT ACAGCTCTCCACTGGGCCGCCAAACATGGCAACCAGGACATGGCAACCCTGGTGGTTAACGCCGGTGCAGATATCAACACCAAATCAGTGagt GGCTACACACCTTTACACATCGCAGCGTTACACGGGCATCGGCATATCCTCGACCTGCTCGTAGGGACATACG GTGCTAAAGAAAACTTACGGGACTACAGCGGCCATCTTGCCTGCCATTATCTAAACATCAAAGAACCCGAGGCTGCAGAAGAAGAGAGCGAGCTGC AGTTTCAGGTTACTCAGGCCAGGGAGCgtaacaggaacaggaagttgGCGTCGCTGTTCCAATCAAAGAAGAAATGGGGATCGGCCGAGGAGCTGGCGCCGATCGAGGAGGAGAGGACGCCGTCGCATCAGCTCGCCCTTCCTCCGTTCAGACCCAGAAAATTCTCCCGCTGA
- the cd40 gene encoding tumor necrosis factor receptor superfamily member 5 — protein MKMMMMMKILLIICTLTAVTAAEFHCDPQTQYGREGQCCKKCNPGTYMVKMSCELPDCKECGENHYQDDFTTDAECKPQPFCDRNKNFQPAVSHNKRKRTTCLCLLGHHCSSEACITCVPHTSCEPGHWSRRVGNSTHDTICEKCPVGWFSDKTSWNSSCLKHTKCEGEYQIRLSGTETSDNVCEKIQREHNVAIIIFAVLAAVVLIAICVAFVCREGARRSIKDCINSCHRETWEPQRDTIVPMTPEDDAEIQPMFDQTVVSQEEASSRTPEENEDELNGEMSVGPHRTENGNYVGQEMGKTETVPREESCTQSHSGTENSLNSTF, from the exons atgaagatgatgatgatgatgaagattttGCTGATAATCTGCACACTTacg GCAGTGACGGCTGCTGAGTTCCACTGTGACCCCCAGACTCAGTACGGGAGGGAGGGACAGTGCTGCAAGAAGTGCAATCCAG gcacCTACATGGTGAAAATGAGCTGTGAGCTACCTGACTGCAAAGAGTGTGGAGAGAATCATTACCAGGATGATTTCACAACCGACGCAGAGTGCAAACCTCAGCCGTTCTGCGATCGAA ATAAAAACTTTCAGCCTGCTGTCAGTCACAACAAGAGGAAGCGAACCACGTGCCTGTGTTTGTTGGGACACCACTGCTCCAGTGAAGCTTGTATTACCTGTGTACCGCACACCTCCTGTGAACCGGGACACTGGTCTCGGCGCGTAG GCAACAGCACACACGACACAATATGCGAGAAATGTCCCGTCGGATGGTTTTCTGATAAGACGTCATGGAACAGTAGctgtctgaaacacacaaa atgtGAAGGCGAATACCAGATTAGACTGAGTGGAACAGAAACATCtgacaatgtttgtg AGAAAATTCAGCGAGAGCACAACGTCGCCATCATCATATTTGCTGTGCTTGCTGCAGTTGTGCTCATCGCCATATGCGTTGCGTTTGTGTGCAGAG aaggtgCAAGAAGAAGTATAAAG GACTGTATTAATTCATGCCACAGAGAAACGTGGGAGCCGCAGAGGGACACCATCGTGCCGATGACACCAGAGGACGATGCTGAGATACAGCCCATGTTTGATCAGACAGTGGTCTCACAGGAGGAGGCCAGTTCGAGGACACCGGAGGAAAACGAGGACGAGCTGAACGGGGAGATGTCCGTGGGTCCCCATCGCACCGAAAACGGAAATTACGTGGGGCAGGAGATGGGGAAAACAGAAACTGTCCCCCGAGAGGAGTCGTGCACGCAGTCGCATTCAGGGACTGAAAATAGCCTAAACTCCACCTTCTGA
- the irx7 gene encoding iroquois homeobox 7, producing MPASQTGFGNFFLERNVSMSSGYQIPVLSVPPGVQQQQQQAQHLAAMAAGVPITYSALQGYNFIPYPAHRHIGHMNNSFDLKAASPYHHALLARGGAFYPPFRPGAAEDPGRVTKVATRESTGALKAWLNEHLKNPYPTKGEKIMLAIITKMSLTQVSTWFANARRRLKKENRVSWASKGKSDEEDEEQEGEESDDDDDHHHHGPLRDEAEPEPESERVQSPSEPADERLEQDGEKGDSDHTPSHLESKESIASQKPKIWSLAETATSETVKKPVEHIYHPAGKLWADWASRSGLFVPSCYTPREII from the exons ATGCCCGCGTCGCAAACTGGATTTGGCAACTTTTTCTTGGAGAGGAACGTCAGCATGTCTTCTGGATATCAGATCCCGGTGCTGAGTGTCCCACCGGgcgtccagcagcagcagcagcaggctcaaCATCTGGCAGCGATGGCAGCCGGGGTCCCCATCACATACTCAGCACTACAGGGATACAACTTCATCCCCTATCCGGCCCACAGGCACATCGGACACATG aacaACAGCTTCGACCTGAAGGCCGCCTCTCCCTACCATCACGCGCTCCTGGCTCGCGGGGGGGCTTTCTACCCGCCCTTCCGCCCGGGAGCAGCCGAGGATCCCGGCAGGGTCACCAAGGTGGCCACCCGGGAGAGCACCGGAGCCCTGAAGGCGTGGCTGAACGAGCACCTGAAGAACCCGTATCCGACCAAAGGAGAGAAGATCATGCTCGCCATCATCACCAAGATGAGCCTGACTCAGGTCTCCACCTGGTTCGCCAACGCCAGGCGGCGCCTGAAGAAGGAGAACCGGGTCAGCTGGGCGTCCAAGGGGAAGTCAgacgaggaggacgaggagcaggagggggaggagagcgacgacgacgacgaccaccaccaccacggcCCCCTGCGGGACGAGGCCGAGCCCGAGCCCGAATCCGAGCGCGTCCAGAGCCCGTCGGAACCCGCGGACGAGCGTCTGGAGCAGGACGGAGAAAAGGGAGACTCCGATCACACGCCGTCCCATTTGGAAAGTAAAGAAAGCATCGCCAGCCAGAAACCCAAAATCTGGTCTTTGGCCGAGACTGCGACCTCGGAGACGGTGAAGAAACCCGTGGAGCATATTTACCACCCGGCGGGGAAGCTGTGGGCCGACTGGGCCTCCAGGTCCGGACTGTTCGTCCCCTCCTGCTACACGCCCCGTGAAATCATCTGA